A window of the Hordeum vulgare subsp. vulgare chromosome 5H, MorexV3_pseudomolecules_assembly, whole genome shotgun sequence genome harbors these coding sequences:
- the LOC123396586 gene encoding AP-2 complex subunit sigma, with protein MIRFILLQNRQGKTRLAKYYVPLEDSEKHKVEYEVHRLVVNRDPKFTNFVEFRTHKVIYRRYAGLFFSICVDITDNELVYLECIHLFVEILDHFFSNVCELDLVFNFHKVYLILDEFILAGELQETSKKAIIERMGELEKLD; from the exons ATG ATCCGTTTCATACTATTACAGAACCGGCAGGGGAAGACGCGGCTTGCCAAGTACTACGTCCCGCTCGAGGACTCGGAGAAGCACAAGGTTGAGTATGAG GTGCATCGGCTGGTCGTCAACAGGGATCCCAAGTTCACTAACTTCGTTGAG TTCCGTACGCACAAAGTTATCTACAGGAGATATGCAGGACTATTTTTCTCAATATGTGTAGATATCACGGATAATGAGTTGGTATATTTGGAATGTATCCACTTATTTGTGGAGATATTGGACCATTTCTTCAGCAACGTGTGTGAACTTGATTTAGTATTTAACTTCCACAAG GTTTACTTGATATTGGATGAGTTTATTCTCGCCGGAGAGCTGCAAGAAACAAGCAAAAAG GCGATTATAGAGAGAATGGGTGAACTTGAGAAGCTGGATTAA